In the Gossypium raimondii isolate GPD5lz chromosome 9, ASM2569854v1, whole genome shotgun sequence genome, one interval contains:
- the LOC105798703 gene encoding uncharacterized protein LOC105798703 isoform X2 translates to MIMSWRRVLKSAQALAAHSLLFCFTLLLLLKLDHLVSYSWWTIFFPLWMFHGVVARGRFSFPAPSVPHNRQWAPCHAIVAVPLLIAFELLLCIYLESVNVYGFPAVSLKVVFLPLLVFEIIILIDNFRMCRALMPGDDESISDEAIWETLPHFWVAISMVFFVAATVFTLLKLCGDVGALGWWDLFINFGIAECFAFLVCTKWSNPVIHRNSPAIEAGPSTATIRYLDWNSGLVVAPEEDQQQDTMCGLQDIGGHLMKIPIIGFQVLLCMYLEGTPPGARDIPLPVLFSPLFLLQGVGVLFAASILIERIVLLLRSGAGTGFYFRFSSRAHDCLGFLHHGSRLLGWWSIDEGSREEQARLYHDGASGYNTFSGYPPEIVKKMPKKDLAEEVWRLQAALGEQSEITKYSQQEFERLQNEKVLCRVCFEREIRVVLLPCRHRILCSTCCEKCRKCPICRVSIEERLPVYDV, encoded by the exons atgattaTGAGTTGGAGAAGAGTTTTGAAGTCAGCTCAGGCTTTGGCAGCCCATAGCTTGCTTTTTTGTTTCACGCTTTTGCTTCTTCTTAAGCTAGATCATCTTGTTTCTTACTCTTGGTG GACAATATTTTTCCCACTTTGGATGTTTCATGGAGTTGTTGCACGTGGAAGGTTTTCCTTTCCTGCCCCTTCAGTTCCCCATAATCGCCAA TGGGCACCATGTCATGCCATTGTAGCAGTACCACTACTAATTGCTTTTGAGCTGCTTCTCTGTATATATCTTGAGAGTGTAAATG TTTATGGATTTCCTGCTGTAAGCTTGAAGGTCGTCTTCCTTCCACTATTGgtgtttgaaataattattctaaTTGACAATTTCAG aATGTGTAGAGCTCTGATGCCAGGGGATGATGAAAGCATTAGTGATGAAGCAATATGGGAGACTCTACCT cacttttGGGTTGCAATTTCAATGGTCTTCTTTGTTGCTGCTACAGTCTTCACCCTTCTGAAGTTATGTG GTGATGTAGGTGCTCTTGGCTGGTGGGACTTGTTCATAAATTTTGG TATTGCTGAGTGCTTTGCTTTTCTTGTGTGTACAAAGTGGTCCAATCCTGTAATTCATAGAAATTCCCCAGCAATAGAAGCTGGTCCATCTACTGCAACTATTAGATATCTTGACTGGAACAGTGGCTTAGTAGTTGCTCCCGAGGAAGACCAGCAGCAGGATACAATGTGTGGCCTGCAAGATATTGGTGGTCACCTCATGAAAATTCCAATAATTGGTTTCCAAGTCCTCCTCTGCATGTATTTAGAG GGAACACCTCCTGGTGCTAGAGATATACCACTTCCAGTTTTGTTCTCTCCTCTTTTCCTATTGCAAGGGGTTGGTGTGTTGTTTGCTGCCTCAATATTAATAGAGAGAATTGTACTTTTACTACGGAGTGGGGCTGGCACAGGATTTTACTTCAGATTCTCATCCCGAGCTCATGATTGCTTGGGATTCTTGCACCATGGTTCTAG GTTATTAGGTTGGTGGTCAATTGATGAAGGAAGTAGAGAGGAACAGGCACGCCTTTATCATGATGGGGCCTCTGG GTATAACACCTTCTCTGGCTATCCACCTGAGATAGTTAAGAAAATGCCTAAAAAGGATCTAGCTGAGGAG GTTTGGAGGCTTCAGGCAGCTCTTGGTGAGCAATCAGAAATCACCAAATATAGTCAGCAGGAGTTTGAGAGGcttcaaaat GAAAAAGTGTTATGTAGGGTTTGCTTTGAGAGAGAGATACGTGTGGTTTTGCTCCCTTGTAGGCATCGTATTCTTTGCAG TACCTGCTGCGAGAAGTGTAGAAAATGCCCTATCTGTCGGGTCTCCATCGAAGAACGCTTACCTGTATACGATGTTTAA
- the LOC105798703 gene encoding uncharacterized protein LOC105798703 isoform X1: protein MIMSWRRVLKSAQALAAHSLLFCFTLLLLLKLDHLVSYSWWTIFFPLWMFHGVVARGRFSFPAPSVPHNRQWAPCHAIVAVPLLIAFELLLCIYLESVNVYGFPAVSLKVVFLPLLVFEIIILIDNFRMCRALMPGDDESISDEAIWETLPHFWVAISMVFFVAATVFTLLKLCGDVGALGWWDLFINFGIAECFAFLVCTKWSNPVIHRNSPAIEAGPSTATIRYLDWNSGLVVAPEEDQQQDTMCGLQDIGGHLMKIPIIGFQVLLCMYLEGTPPGARDIPLPVLFSPLFLLQGVGVLFAASILIERIVLLLRSGAGTGFYFRFSSRAHDCLGFLHHGSRLLGWWSIDEGSREEQARLYHDGASGYNTFSGYPPEIVKKMPKKDLAEEVIMVLLTFGGFRQLLVSNQKSPNIVSRSLRGFKMKKCYVGFALRERYVWFCSLVGIVFFAVPAARSVENALSVGSPSKNAYLYTMFKWKCRANIK from the exons atgattaTGAGTTGGAGAAGAGTTTTGAAGTCAGCTCAGGCTTTGGCAGCCCATAGCTTGCTTTTTTGTTTCACGCTTTTGCTTCTTCTTAAGCTAGATCATCTTGTTTCTTACTCTTGGTG GACAATATTTTTCCCACTTTGGATGTTTCATGGAGTTGTTGCACGTGGAAGGTTTTCCTTTCCTGCCCCTTCAGTTCCCCATAATCGCCAA TGGGCACCATGTCATGCCATTGTAGCAGTACCACTACTAATTGCTTTTGAGCTGCTTCTCTGTATATATCTTGAGAGTGTAAATG TTTATGGATTTCCTGCTGTAAGCTTGAAGGTCGTCTTCCTTCCACTATTGgtgtttgaaataattattctaaTTGACAATTTCAG aATGTGTAGAGCTCTGATGCCAGGGGATGATGAAAGCATTAGTGATGAAGCAATATGGGAGACTCTACCT cacttttGGGTTGCAATTTCAATGGTCTTCTTTGTTGCTGCTACAGTCTTCACCCTTCTGAAGTTATGTG GTGATGTAGGTGCTCTTGGCTGGTGGGACTTGTTCATAAATTTTGG TATTGCTGAGTGCTTTGCTTTTCTTGTGTGTACAAAGTGGTCCAATCCTGTAATTCATAGAAATTCCCCAGCAATAGAAGCTGGTCCATCTACTGCAACTATTAGATATCTTGACTGGAACAGTGGCTTAGTAGTTGCTCCCGAGGAAGACCAGCAGCAGGATACAATGTGTGGCCTGCAAGATATTGGTGGTCACCTCATGAAAATTCCAATAATTGGTTTCCAAGTCCTCCTCTGCATGTATTTAGAG GGAACACCTCCTGGTGCTAGAGATATACCACTTCCAGTTTTGTTCTCTCCTCTTTTCCTATTGCAAGGGGTTGGTGTGTTGTTTGCTGCCTCAATATTAATAGAGAGAATTGTACTTTTACTACGGAGTGGGGCTGGCACAGGATTTTACTTCAGATTCTCATCCCGAGCTCATGATTGCTTGGGATTCTTGCACCATGGTTCTAG GTTATTAGGTTGGTGGTCAATTGATGAAGGAAGTAGAGAGGAACAGGCACGCCTTTATCATGATGGGGCCTCTGG GTATAACACCTTCTCTGGCTATCCACCTGAGATAGTTAAGAAAATGCCTAAAAAGGATCTAGCTGAGGAGGTGATTATGGTTCTCCTAAC GTTTGGAGGCTTCAGGCAGCTCTTGGTGAGCAATCAGAAATCACCAAATATAGTCAGCAGGAGTTTGAGAGGcttcaaaat GAAAAAGTGTTATGTAGGGTTTGCTTTGAGAGAGAGATACGTGTGGTTTTGCTCCCTTGTAGGCATCGTATTCTTTGCAG TACCTGCTGCGAGAAGTGTAGAAAATGCCCTATCTGTCGGGTCTCCATCGAAGAACGCTTACCTGTATACGATGTTTAAATGGAAGTGCAGAGCAAATATCAAATAA